The Couchioplanes caeruleus nucleotide sequence ATCCTCGACGAGCTGATGGGACCCGGTCTCCCATTCCGCAACCCCCTCCCGGCCGCGGAACACCAGGTTGAGGGCGCGGTCGGTGTACACCGCGTCCTGGGTGTACAGACGGGCGAGATCGCGCGTGTCGGTGGTCATCCACGCGGCGGCCCAGCGCCGCCCGATCGCCGGCACCCGATCCTTCTCGTGCTCCGGCGGACCCGCCACGTGTTGTGCCGCGGCCTGCGCGGCCCGCTTTCCGGGCGATGCCGCGGCGGAGGTCGCGGGCCCGGCGATGACGGTGCCGGCAATCAGAGCCGCGACGGTGAGGCCGGATGTGAAAGTACGAGTACGCATGGGGTCTCCTTGCCTGGCCGACGCATTCCTAACGCCGTTAGATTTTCTAACGCCGTTAGGTCAGGCCGTGCCGGACAGGGCCGTCAAGGAACGGGGAGGACCGGGGAAGCGACCGCCAAGCCGGTGGTGTGTCCCCGGCACTCGAGACGCACCACCTCATGCGCGACGCGCCGTACTGACGGTCGAACATGAGATCGTCGAAGTCGAGGTGGGCCCGCTTGTGGGTGATCGAGCTGAGGCTCACGACGCGCGGGGCCGGAGCCGCGGCGAGACCGTCGAGCAGCAGGCCGGTTAAGGGGTCAGGAGGCCGCGATGAGCTGGCGCAGCTGGGCCCAGGCCTGCTCCGCGCCGACCTTCTCGTCGAGGCCCTGACGCAGGAACGCGGTGATCTGCGGCCAGACCGCCGCGGCCCGGTCCGCCTCCGGGTTGGTGCCCGGGACGTACGCGCCGATCTCGACCAGCTCGCGCACCTCGCGGTGAGCGGCCATCAGGCGGCGCAGTTCCGTCGCGTCGCTGCGCTGTTCCGGGGTGGTGATCCTGTTCGCCACCCGGGAGATCGAGTCGAGCGCCTGGATGCTCGGGAAGTGGCCGGCCGTGGCGAGCTTGCGGTCCAGCACGATGTGGCCGTCCAGGATGGAGCGGGCCGCGTCGGCGATCGGCTCGTTGTGGTCGTCGCCCTCCACCAGCACGGTGTAGAGGCCGGTGATGCTGCCCCGGGCGCCCGGGCCGGCACGTTCCAGCAGCGACGCCAGCATCGCGAAGACCGACGGCGGGTAGCCGCGGGTGGCGGGCGGTTCGCCGACGGAGAGGCCCACCTCGCGCTGGGCCATCGCCGCGCGGGTCACGCTGTCCATCATCAGCAGCACGTCGCCGCCCTCATCGCGGAAGTACTCGGCGATGCGGGTCGCGACCGAGCCGGCGCGCAGGCGGACCAGCGGGGGCGTGTCCGAGGTCGCGATCACCACCACCGAGCGGGCCAGCCCCTCCGGGCCGAGGTCGTGCTCGATGAACTCCCGGACCTCGCGGCCGCGCTCGCCGACCAGGGCCACCACGTTCAGCTCGGCCGTGGTGCCGCGCGTGATCATGCTCATCAGGGTGCTCTTGCCGACGCCCGAGCCGGCGAAGATGCCGATGCGCTGGCCGCGGCCGCACGGCACGAGCGTGTCCAGGACCCGTACGCCCAGCGGCATCGGCGCGTCCACGAGCTGGCGCTCCATCGCCGAGGGCGGGGCGGCCTCGATGCCGACCATCTCGCCCCGCAGCGGCGGGCCGCCGTCCATCGGCCGTCCCAGCCCGTCGAGGATCCGGCCGCGCAGGTCGGGCCCGACCGCCACCCGCAGCGGCCCGCCCGTGGAGACCACCGGCGTACCGGTGCTCAGCCCCGCGATCGGGCCCAGCGGCAGGCAGGACAGCCGTTCCCCGTCGAGCGCGGCGACCTCGGCCAGCACCGCCTCGTCGCCCTCGCCCATCTGCAGGAGGTCGCCGACGCGTGCCTCCAGCCCGCTCACCGTGACCCGCAGGCCCACCGCGCCCGTCACCTTGCCCCGGGTGAGCGGCTGGGCCGCCGACAGCGCGGCGTTGATCCGGTTGCGGAAGACGTCGGTCACAGGCGGAGGGCTTCCTTTGCTCGGGCGACGGCCGCGGCGATGGACGCGTCCACCGTGGTGGTGCCGGTCTCCGCGACGGCGTCGCCGGGCCGCAGGGCGGAATCGGGGCGCAGGTGCACCGGCCGACCCTCGTAGTTGTAGTCGGCGTCGGTTGCCGTACCGACCAGATTGACGAAATCGTCGGGATGCAGGCTCACCACGATGTCGCCGAGATCCGGTGCGGCGCTCATGGCCCGGCGCAGGGCCGCCGCGGCCCGCCCCTCCGGGTCGTCCATCGCCCGGCCCACGATGGCCTCGGCCAGCTCGAACGCGTTCGCGAGCACCGCCTCCTGCAGCTCCTGCAGGGTCGGCATCAGCTGGGTCTCCAGGTTGGTCACGGCCCGGCCGAGCGCGTTGACCGCCTGCGCCAGCGCCGCGGCGCGACGCTGGTCGTGCGCCTGCTCATACGCCCGCGCCCGCTCGGCGGTCGCCTCGGCCTCCATCGCGGCGGCCCGCTGGCCCTGGGCCCAGCCCTCGGCATAACCGGCCGTGCGGGCCTCCTGCTTCGCCCGTTCCACGGGAGCGCTGTC carries:
- a CDS encoding FliH/SctL family protein; amino-acid sequence: MSSSPDEGPVLRGTVAESAAAARFGVDLRRAVPMDSAPVERAKQEARTAGYAEGWAQGQRAAAMEAEATAERARAYEQAHDQRRAAALAQAVNALGRAVTNLETQLMPTLQELQEAVLANAFELAEAIVGRAMDDPEGRAAAALRRAMSAAPDLGDIVVSLHPDDFVNLVGTATDADYNYEGRPVHLRPDSALRPGDAVAETGTTTVDASIAAAVARAKEALRL
- a CDS encoding FliI/YscN family ATPase is translated as MTDVFRNRINAALSAAQPLTRGKVTGAVGLRVTVSGLEARVGDLLQMGEGDEAVLAEVAALDGERLSCLPLGPIAGLSTGTPVVSTGGPLRVAVGPDLRGRILDGLGRPMDGGPPLRGEMVGIEAAPPSAMERQLVDAPMPLGVRVLDTLVPCGRGQRIGIFAGSGVGKSTLMSMITRGTTAELNVVALVGERGREVREFIEHDLGPEGLARSVVVIATSDTPPLVRLRAGSVATRIAEYFRDEGGDVLLMMDSVTRAAMAQREVGLSVGEPPATRGYPPSVFAMLASLLERAGPGARGSITGLYTVLVEGDDHNEPIADAARSILDGHIVLDRKLATAGHFPSIQALDSISRVANRITTPEQRSDATELRRLMAAHREVRELVEIGAYVPGTNPEADRAAAVWPQITAFLRQGLDEKVGAEQAWAQLRQLIAAS
- a CDS encoding nuclear transport factor 2 family protein — protein: MRTRTFTSGLTVAALIAGTVIAGPATSAAASPGKRAAQAAAQHVAGPPEHEKDRVPAIGRRWAAAWMTTDTRDLARLYTQDAVYTDRALNLVFRGREGVAEWETGSHQLVEDLGFDVTSGFRGSDGVVLQGTFTGHIAGAPRPFAVPVVTVLRLRGNLIRSSDDYYNRGEILSDSGLPADWTPTGG